In Bosea vestrisii, the following are encoded in one genomic region:
- a CDS encoding alpha-E domain-containing protein produces the protein MLSRTADSLYWVSRYVERAEYLARILDATTRLTNLPSAYGGAGTEWQSAVATAGCEETFAKAYGEANERNVCDFLSFNPDNPTSIRNCFALARSNARAVRTALTSEMWDALNGAWLELQRFERKRMDREEFARFLDWVKSVSLAFDGSAYRTMLRDDGYWFSRLGVNVERADNTARILDVKYHVLLPETEQVGGSLDYFQWTTMLREVSALTAYHWVYRQAVKPVLIADLLILNRRMPRSLASCYENISRFLDQIGDAYNRHGPAQRQARKTLTNLANTPIEAVFQRGLHEFIEDFITENNRLGHVIVEQYLQ, from the coding sequence ATGCTTTCCCGTACCGCCGACAGCCTCTATTGGGTCTCGCGCTATGTGGAGCGGGCCGAGTATCTCGCCCGCATCCTCGACGCCACGACGCGCCTGACCAACCTGCCCTCAGCCTATGGCGGAGCCGGCACCGAATGGCAGAGCGCGGTCGCCACCGCCGGCTGCGAAGAAACCTTCGCCAAGGCCTATGGCGAAGCGAACGAGCGCAATGTCTGCGATTTCCTCAGCTTCAATCCGGACAACCCCACCTCGATCCGCAACTGCTTCGCGCTCGCCCGCTCGAACGCCCGCGCGGTCCGCACCGCGCTGACCTCGGAGATGTGGGACGCGCTCAACGGCGCCTGGCTCGAACTGCAGCGTTTCGAGCGCAAGCGCATGGACCGTGAGGAGTTCGCGCGTTTCCTCGACTGGGTGAAGAGCGTCTCACTGGCCTTCGACGGCTCGGCCTACCGGACGATGCTGCGCGACGACGGCTACTGGTTCTCGCGGCTCGGCGTGAACGTCGAGCGGGCCGACAATACCGCCCGCATCCTCGACGTGAAGTACCATGTCCTGCTGCCCGAGACCGAGCAGGTCGGCGGCTCGCTCGACTACTTCCAGTGGACCACGATGCTGCGCGAGGTCTCGGCGCTGACCGCCTATCACTGGGTCTATCGCCAGGCCGTGAAGCCGGTGCTGATCGCCGACCTGCTGATCCTCAACCGGCGCATGCCGCGCTCGCTGGCCAGCTGCTACGAGAACATCTCGCGCTTTCTGGACCAGATCGGCGACGCCTACAATCGGCACGGACCAGCGCAACGCCAGGCCCGCAAGACCCTGACCAATCTCGCCAATACGCCGATCGAGGCGGTGTTCCAGCGCGGATTGCACGAGTTCATCGAGGACTTCATCACCGAGAACAACCGTCTCGGACACGTCATCGTCGAACAATACCTGCAATAG
- a CDS encoding transglutaminase family protein: MRIRISHSIAYSYAEPVRQLRQVLRLTPRDHDGQHVMSWRVAPSIDGRLHAGQDPFGNIVHDFTADGPIESYTIEINGLVETVDLAGVVRGVTEKAPPDVFMRDTRLTQGSEPLRTLADKAAGRDGSDLSKLHALLETIHAEIRCVPTADHLGIGAAACAEAGEGIPQDVAHVFMTCARLLGVPARYVSGYVAASDTLPHADGAHAWAEVYLPDYGWIGFDSANGLCPIDTHVRVATGLDYADAAPVRGARTGGQGESLLVEVSAQAAKPRFQGQ, encoded by the coding sequence ATGCGGATCCGGATTTCCCACAGCATCGCCTATTCCTATGCCGAGCCGGTACGCCAGCTCCGGCAGGTGCTGCGGCTGACGCCGCGCGACCATGACGGCCAGCACGTCATGTCGTGGCGCGTCGCGCCCAGCATCGACGGGCGGCTGCATGCCGGGCAGGACCCGTTCGGCAACATCGTCCATGACTTCACCGCCGATGGACCGATCGAGAGCTACACGATCGAGATCAACGGACTGGTCGAGACCGTTGATCTCGCCGGCGTGGTCCGCGGCGTGACCGAGAAGGCTCCGCCGGACGTGTTCATGCGCGACACCCGCCTGACGCAAGGCAGCGAGCCGCTTCGCACGCTTGCCGACAAGGCCGCCGGCCGGGACGGCAGCGACCTGAGCAAGCTGCACGCGCTGCTGGAGACGATCCACGCCGAGATCCGCTGCGTGCCGACGGCCGACCATCTCGGCATCGGCGCCGCGGCCTGCGCAGAGGCCGGCGAAGGGATCCCGCAGGACGTCGCCCATGTCTTCATGACTTGTGCCCGCCTTTTGGGAGTCCCCGCGCGCTACGTCTCCGGCTATGTTGCGGCATCGGATACGCTGCCCCACGCCGACGGCGCCCACGCCTGGGCCGAGGTCTATCTGCCCGATTATGGCTGGATAGGCTTCGACAGTGCCAATGGCCTCTGCCCGATCGACACGCATGTGCGCGTCGCAACCGGGCTCGACTATGCCGATGCCGCCCCGGTTCGCGGCGCCCGCACCGGTGGCCAGGGCGAGAGCCTCCTGGTCGAAGTCAGCGCCCAGGCGGCCAAGCCGCGCTTCCAGGGGCAATAG
- a CDS encoding proteasome-type protease yields the protein MTYCAGILVQDGLVMIADTRTNAGLDDISTFRKLHVFSWPGERTMALATAGNLSVTQSVVSLLHEGVPHPETGEPETLQNVSSMFRAAQLVGRAVRLVRATDGEALRDAGVKFDMSFLFGGQIQGQPMRLFMVYSAGNFIECGMDAPFLQIGEHKYGKPILDRAVTFKTHLYDALKVGLISMDSTMRSNLGVGLPIDLIVLRRDAAAPELNRRIEAGEPYFHDLRERWSAALRAAHMAIPRPPYEPAGE from the coding sequence TTGACCTATTGCGCCGGCATCCTCGTCCAGGACGGTCTCGTGATGATCGCCGATACCCGTACCAATGCCGGGCTCGACGACATCTCGACCTTCCGCAAGCTGCATGTCTTCTCCTGGCCGGGCGAGCGGACGATGGCGCTCGCCACAGCCGGCAACCTCTCCGTCACCCAATCGGTCGTCAGCCTGCTACACGAGGGCGTCCCCCACCCCGAGACTGGCGAGCCGGAGACCTTGCAGAACGTGTCTTCGATGTTCCGCGCCGCGCAGCTCGTCGGCCGCGCGGTCCGTCTCGTGCGCGCGACCGACGGCGAGGCGCTGCGCGACGCCGGGGTCAAGTTCGACATGTCCTTTTTGTTCGGCGGGCAGATTCAGGGCCAGCCAATGCGGCTCTTCATGGTCTATTCGGCCGGCAACTTCATCGAATGCGGCATGGATGCGCCCTTCCTGCAGATTGGCGAGCACAAATACGGAAAGCCGATCCTCGATCGCGCCGTCACCTTCAAGACCCATCTCTATGATGCACTTAAGGTCGGCCTGATCTCGATGGACTCGACCATGCGCTCCAATCTCGGCGTTGGCCTCCCCATCGATCTGATCGTACTCAGGCGCGACGCGGCTGCGCCCGAGCTCAATCGTCGGATCGAAGCCGGCGAACCCTATTTCCACGATCTGCGCGAGCGCTGGTCGGCGGCGCTCCGAGCCGCCCACATGGCGATCCCGCGTCCGCCCTATGAGCCTGCTGGCGAGTAG
- a CDS encoding putative bifunctional diguanylate cyclase/phosphodiesterase → MTDTESSARMLTRTLATLACAFALVLAAVLGVMFAMVSNANQLEMVRQRERVEAALATQVHLRRLRFENLQAAGVLAPVLNSVLPNATLQWAFAQLANRFLDFDGTYLVTASGRVLAGVERRQAGTQADYGALLRLRPDLPGGDAPTQMHGIGNGPVRATLTYDGTGTVGIISADLRSPGAAAEEPGSEAAAFIVGHRKVMQAQLDELGFRYRVPRLEIVTERPAHPLLRRDIPSPDGSVRAWLSWTPERPGDAMISQFAWALGAVTALFIALFAYVLHRLRSAAQQIASRESQIQRLAGQDELSGLPNRRTFDLRLDQELAQLGRNKSALAVLMLDLDRFKAVNDTYGHNAGDELIRQVAKRLTTILRVGDTVARLGGDEFGIIQTHMDAPNASATLGQRILDALTSPFEIGGVAVTIGCSIGIAHAPQDGADRSVLLRLADTALYQAKNEGRNRYSFFEPQMNRALQLKRTVEEDLRNAIARDQLLLHYQPQVSIDGSSIIGVEALVRWPHPEHGLIPPSEFIGIAEERGLIVPLSEWVLRRACEQARQWPGIKLAVNVSPIQFRHKDFVASVIRILEETGFDPDRLELELTEGVVVEDADAAEAAMMDLRAHGVSLALDDFGTGYSSLIYLRRFAFDKIKIDRSFLEYMEATGESAILVHSVVHLGRALGLRVCAEGVETAEQHRFLQAIGCHELQGFLFSKGVLPEEIDRLLALDRPFEQALAA, encoded by the coding sequence ATGACGGACACCGAATCGTCGGCGCGCATGCTGACCCGCACGCTGGCGACGCTGGCCTGTGCCTTCGCGCTCGTGCTGGCAGCGGTTCTGGGCGTGATGTTCGCAATGGTGAGCAACGCCAACCAGCTCGAGATGGTCCGGCAGCGCGAGCGCGTCGAGGCGGCGCTGGCAACCCAGGTCCATCTGCGGCGCCTGCGCTTCGAGAATCTCCAGGCCGCCGGCGTGCTGGCGCCCGTCCTCAACAGCGTCCTGCCTAACGCCACGCTGCAATGGGCCTTCGCCCAATTGGCCAATCGCTTTCTCGATTTCGACGGAACCTACCTGGTGACGGCTTCGGGACGGGTCCTTGCCGGGGTGGAGCGGCGCCAGGCCGGTACCCAAGCCGATTATGGGGCACTGCTCCGACTCAGGCCCGACCTGCCCGGCGGCGACGCACCGACGCAAATGCATGGCATCGGCAATGGTCCGGTAAGAGCCACGCTGACCTATGATGGGACCGGCACGGTCGGCATCATCTCGGCCGATCTGCGCTCGCCCGGGGCCGCCGCCGAAGAACCGGGCTCCGAGGCCGCCGCCTTCATCGTCGGCCATCGCAAGGTTATGCAAGCCCAGCTCGATGAGCTCGGCTTCCGCTATCGTGTTCCCCGGCTGGAGATCGTGACCGAGCGGCCAGCGCACCCGCTGTTGCGGCGCGACATCCCCTCCCCCGACGGTTCGGTGCGAGCCTGGCTGAGCTGGACGCCGGAACGCCCCGGCGACGCCATGATCAGCCAGTTCGCCTGGGCGCTGGGCGCGGTCACGGCCCTCTTCATCGCCCTGTTTGCCTACGTCCTGCATCGCCTGCGCAGTGCAGCCCAGCAGATCGCCTCGCGCGAGAGCCAGATCCAGCGACTCGCCGGTCAGGACGAGCTCTCCGGTCTGCCCAACCGCCGGACCTTCGATCTCAGGCTCGACCAGGAGCTGGCTCAGCTCGGCCGAAACAAGAGCGCGCTCGCCGTGCTGATGCTCGATCTCGATCGCTTCAAGGCTGTTAACGACACTTATGGCCACAATGCCGGCGACGAGTTGATCCGCCAGGTCGCCAAGCGTTTGACCACGATCTTGCGCGTCGGCGACACCGTCGCCCGCCTGGGCGGCGACGAGTTCGGCATCATCCAGACCCATATGGATGCGCCGAATGCCAGTGCCACGCTGGGTCAGCGCATTCTCGATGCGCTGACCAGCCCGTTCGAGATCGGCGGCGTCGCCGTCACCATCGGCTGCTCGATCGGCATCGCCCACGCACCGCAGGACGGCGCCGACCGCAGCGTACTGCTGCGCCTCGCCGACACCGCGCTCTACCAGGCGAAGAACGAAGGTCGAAACCGCTATTCTTTCTTCGAGCCCCAGATGAACCGGGCGCTGCAGCTCAAGCGGACGGTCGAGGAGGATCTGCGCAACGCGATCGCTCGTGACCAGCTGCTGCTGCACTATCAGCCGCAGGTCTCGATCGACGGCTCGAGCATCATCGGTGTCGAGGCGCTGGTACGCTGGCCGCACCCGGAGCACGGATTGATACCACCATCCGAATTCATCGGCATCGCCGAAGAGCGCGGCCTGATCGTTCCGCTCAGCGAATGGGTGCTGCGCCGCGCATGCGAGCAGGCTCGGCAATGGCCCGGCATCAAGCTTGCTGTCAACGTCTCGCCTATCCAGTTCCGCCACAAGGATTTCGTCGCCAGCGTGATCCGCATCCTCGAGGAGACGGGCTTCGACCCCGACCGGCTCGAGCTCGAGCTGACCGAGGGCGTCGTGGTCGAGGATGCCGATGCGGCGGAAGCTGCGATGATGGATCTGCGCGCCCATGGCGTCAGCCTGGCGCTGGACGATTTCGGCACCGGCTATTCGAGCCTGATCTATCTGCGCCGCTTTGCCTTCGACAAGATCAAGATCGACAGATCCTTCCTCGAATACATGGAAGCCACCGGCGAATCCGCGATCCTCGTCCATTCGGTCGTCCATCTCGGCCGGGCACTCGGCCTGCGCGTCTGCGCGGAAGGCGTCGAGACGGCCGAGCAGCACCGCTTCCTGCAGGCGATCGGCTGCCACGAATTGCAGGGCTTCCTGTTCTCGAAGGGCGTGCTGCCCGAAGAGATCGACCGGCTGCTGGCGCTCGACCGGCCGTTCGAGCAGGCCCTGGCCGCCTGA
- a CDS encoding exopolysaccharide biosynthesis protein codes for MSSPLRTSGLLTALAHLPGPRTAVGDIVAALRDRAYALLVVLLGLPNCLPMPPPIPLVCGLVLAFVAAQMLMARATPWLPQRLLSRSIAQADLARAVQRALPPLIRLERFSKPRLTMLGGPFALPVLGAVLLILALGLIVAAPFIGQIPLGLAVCLVGLGLVERDGVLIIVGAVVGAIGLALSAGFAYALVSWLASFF; via the coding sequence TTGTCCTCCCCCTTGCGCACTTCCGGATTGCTGACCGCGCTCGCCCATCTGCCGGGCCCGCGTACCGCCGTGGGCGACATCGTCGCGGCTTTGCGCGACCGTGCCTATGCCTTGCTGGTGGTGTTGCTCGGCTTGCCGAATTGCCTGCCGATGCCGCCGCCGATCCCACTGGTCTGTGGCCTGGTTCTCGCCTTCGTCGCCGCGCAGATGCTGATGGCCCGCGCCACGCCCTGGCTGCCGCAGCGGCTGCTCAGTCGCAGCATCGCCCAGGCTGATCTCGCTCGCGCCGTCCAGCGGGCGCTGCCGCCATTGATCCGGCTCGAGCGCTTCTCGAAGCCGCGTCTGACCATGCTCGGCGGCCCGTTTGCATTGCCCGTGCTCGGCGCTGTGCTGCTGATCCTGGCGCTCGGATTGATCGTCGCGGCGCCGTTCATCGGCCAGATTCCGCTCGGGCTCGCGGTCTGCCTGGTCGGCCTCGGCCTGGTCGAGCGCGACGGCGTCCTGATCATCGTCGGCGCGGTGGTCGGCGCGATCGGCCTCGCTCTGTCGGCGGGCTTTGCCTACGCGCTGGTGAGCTGGCTGGCGAGCTTCTTCTAA
- a CDS encoding usg protein, whose product MVSQDFIRQLAGYGLTTARILYRMPDHPDFLQAYVWQEYDLAPRFPELHRFLDFWRRELDGPLHSIRVAHAGLIRPAEIVNVNGVLTLH is encoded by the coding sequence ATGGTCTCGCAGGATTTCATCCGTCAGCTGGCCGGCTACGGCCTGACGACCGCCAGGATCCTCTACCGAATGCCGGATCATCCAGACTTCCTTCAGGCCTATGTCTGGCAGGAGTACGACCTGGCGCCGCGCTTTCCGGAGCTGCACAGATTTCTCGATTTCTGGCGGCGCGAACTCGACGGGCCGCTGCACTCGATCAGGGTGGCGCATGCGGGGCTGATCCGCCCGGCCGAGATCGTGAACGTGAACGGCGTGCTGACGTTGCACTGA
- the bcsS gene encoding cellulose biosynthesis protein BcsS has product MERPPLSLVIFGSLEGGAGKTYGSIGFKRAFGTFGGLDASGFRLEAKWGASVEPVHRKPSIGRLYRTEFHTLLGYEWRINDSFLTLSAGPAVEAAYRETRQYLGFEHSRALRLQADFWSRPTDNSVLQANAYAVLTDGGRYWGRLSPGWRLIDELYLGPEIEAYREREYHKVRLGLHLTGLRLFRLGWRLAAGVQKSRNEKSGTYVTLGLHWKR; this is encoded by the coding sequence ATGGAACGCCCTCCGCTCTCGCTGGTGATCTTCGGCTCGCTCGAGGGCGGTGCGGGCAAGACCTATGGCTCCATCGGATTCAAACGGGCATTCGGTACCTTTGGCGGACTCGACGCCAGCGGCTTCCGCCTCGAGGCGAAGTGGGGAGCGAGCGTCGAACCGGTCCATCGCAAGCCGTCCATAGGTCGTCTCTACAGGACGGAGTTCCACACCCTACTGGGCTATGAATGGCGCATCAACGACAGCTTCCTCACGCTCTCGGCCGGGCCCGCGGTCGAGGCCGCTTACCGCGAGACCCGCCAATATCTCGGCTTCGAACACAGCCGGGCGCTGCGCCTGCAGGCAGATTTCTGGTCGAGGCCAACGGACAACTCGGTTCTGCAGGCGAATGCCTATGCGGTCCTGACCGATGGCGGTCGCTATTGGGGCCGCCTGTCTCCAGGCTGGCGGCTGATCGACGAGCTCTATCTCGGACCCGAGATCGAGGCTTATCGCGAGCGCGAGTATCATAAGGTGCGCCTCGGCCTGCACCTTACCGGCCTGCGCCTGTTCAGGCTGGGCTGGCGCCTGGCCGCGGGCGTCCAGAAATCGCGCAACGAGAAGTCCGGCACCTATGTCACGCTGGGGCTTCACTGGAAGCGTTGA
- a CDS encoding DUF2235 domain-containing protein, which translates to MQDNAPSQQSSIASASPVATDKPPLRRHLLFLDGTWNSDDREGEQTHIVRLRNLAMPKVKAAAAGGKPENTICLQSIYYDSGVGTGLSRLDRFVGGAIGAGLSTNVRQAYRYLSAVYHPGDEICVFGFSRGAYTARSLVGYIAASGLLRREHCSEANETAAWAYYRIPPKQRFPGSAASRDRLVHENVRIRAMGVFDTVGALGIPSTWARVINRLFLQFHDTEVSRIVDYAFHALAIDEKREPFQAAVWQRPRHEEFKRIEQVWFPGVHSDIGGGYSDHRLGDIVLNWMIERLTRGPGTEAEPHVHFYGAQGPMPPAPRRKSARVTASSASGASARRLGPIEPDEDTQTPGVTDDNLAPQNESRTTLYRLLYPWPLLRLIGQTWPRGDRAAIRRSFAVNEFQPFQDPIGEMVHWCALVRLGRSVEIAQTASAKDKPSVYAPPNLVAVLPNILMTYVRDGDQLSGSHQDALDGMSQLAADMRRKAAADRDIHEVRVIRHLPDPGAPELLRVRELDPEIAEDCVTVLGQLLRLWRAGLLSAA; encoded by the coding sequence ATGCAGGACAACGCACCATCGCAGCAATCATCGATCGCATCGGCCTCGCCGGTCGCTACCGATAAGCCGCCGTTGCGCCGGCACCTGCTTTTCCTGGACGGGACCTGGAACAGCGACGATCGCGAGGGCGAGCAGACCCATATCGTGCGCCTGCGCAACCTTGCCATGCCGAAGGTCAAGGCGGCCGCCGCGGGCGGAAAGCCCGAAAACACGATCTGCCTGCAGTCGATCTACTACGATTCCGGCGTCGGCACCGGCCTTTCCAGGCTCGACCGCTTCGTCGGAGGCGCAATCGGCGCCGGCCTTTCGACCAATGTCCGTCAAGCCTATCGCTATCTCAGCGCGGTCTATCATCCCGGCGACGAGATTTGCGTTTTCGGCTTCTCGCGCGGCGCCTACACGGCGCGCAGCCTGGTCGGCTATATCGCCGCCTCCGGCCTGCTCAGACGCGAGCATTGCTCCGAGGCCAATGAGACCGCCGCCTGGGCCTATTACCGCATTCCGCCCAAGCAGCGCTTCCCCGGCAGTGCCGCCAGCCGCGACAGGCTGGTGCACGAAAACGTCCGCATCCGTGCCATGGGCGTCTTCGATACCGTCGGCGCGCTCGGCATTCCCTCGACCTGGGCCCGCGTGATCAACCGCCTCTTCCTGCAGTTCCACGATACCGAGGTCAGCCGGATCGTCGACTACGCCTTCCATGCGCTCGCCATTGACGAGAAACGCGAGCCCTTCCAGGCCGCGGTCTGGCAGCGGCCGCGCCATGAGGAGTTCAAGCGGATCGAGCAGGTCTGGTTCCCTGGCGTCCACAGCGATATCGGCGGCGGCTATTCCGATCACCGGCTCGGTGACATCGTGCTGAACTGGATGATCGAGCGGCTGACGCGCGGACCCGGCACCGAAGCCGAGCCGCACGTCCACTTCTACGGGGCTCAGGGGCCGATGCCTCCCGCGCCCAGGCGCAAGTCGGCCCGTGTCACAGCCTCTTCAGCCTCCGGAGCATCGGCTCGCCGGCTCGGCCCAATCGAGCCCGACGAGGATACACAAACGCCCGGCGTCACCGACGACAATCTCGCGCCGCAGAACGAATCGCGGACAACCTTGTATCGCCTGCTCTATCCGTGGCCGCTGCTGCGGCTGATCGGCCAGACCTGGCCGCGTGGCGATCGCGCCGCGATCCGCCGCAGCTTCGCGGTCAACGAGTTCCAGCCATTCCAGGACCCGATCGGCGAGATGGTCCACTGGTGCGCGCTGGTGCGGCTCGGCCGCAGCGTCGAGATCGCACAAACCGCCTCCGCCAAGGACAAACCATCCGTCTACGCGCCACCGAACCTGGTCGCCGTCTTGCCCAACATCCTGATGACCTATGTCCGCGATGGCGACCAGCTTTCCGGTTCGCACCAGGATGCGCTCGACGGGATGAGCCAGCTGGCCGCCGACATGCGCCGGAAGGCCGCCGCCGACCGGGACATCCACGAGGTTCGCGTCATCAGGCATCTGCCGGACCCCGGCGCTCCCGAGCTGCTTCGCGTCCGGGAGCTAGATCCGGAGATCGCCGAGGACTGTGTCACCGTGCTCGGCCAATTGCTGCGGCTGTGGCGCGCCGGCCTGCTGAGCGCCGCCTGA
- a CDS encoding molybdopterin-binding/glycosyltransferase family 2 protein: protein MKFGPVPIAEAAGCVAAHTVRAGDVIVRKGATISDEDARRFAAAGLTEIVAVQFEAGDIDENTAAEQLARALAGRAVVTEAPFTGRVNLFAAAAGILRIDTAVIDALNAVDEAITVATLPALKPVVAGEMVGTVKIIPYAVPEKRVAEALERLGADRPIAIAEYRLKSIAVVSTLLPGLKTSVVDKTLRTMAERLEPAGAAIERDRRVPHESPPLAEAIREAVAGPAEIVVVFGASAITDRRDVVPQALTLAGGTVEHLGMPVDPGNLLMLGTLGGKPVIGAPGCARSPKENGFDWVLQRSLAGVPVSRADIQRMGVGGLLMEIVSRPQPRAPGRGEAAPVAGIVLAAGRSTRMGVGNKLLQEVRGKPLVRHAVEAQIASRAAPVIVVTGHQQDGVRAALAGLDVIVVHNPAFAEGLSGSLKVGLAALPKDVSGVVVSLGDMPNVTAGVIDRLAQAFADRPDALAVAPTLLGQRGNPVLLSRAIFPEVAKLGGDQGARRLLDAAGDAVEEIALDDPAIALDIDTPEALRALTGQGPRS from the coding sequence ATGAAGTTTGGCCCTGTCCCGATCGCCGAAGCCGCCGGCTGCGTCGCGGCCCACACCGTGCGCGCCGGCGACGTGATCGTGCGCAAGGGCGCGACGATCAGCGACGAGGATGCGCGCAGGTTCGCCGCGGCCGGATTGACCGAGATCGTCGCAGTGCAGTTCGAGGCCGGAGACATCGACGAGAACACCGCAGCCGAGCAGTTGGCTCGGGCGCTGGCGGGCCGGGCGGTGGTGACCGAGGCGCCGTTCACCGGCCGGGTCAATCTGTTCGCCGCAGCGGCCGGCATCCTGCGGATCGATACGGCCGTGATCGATGCGCTGAATGCCGTCGACGAGGCGATCACCGTCGCGACCCTGCCGGCGCTGAAGCCGGTGGTCGCCGGGGAGATGGTCGGTACGGTCAAGATCATTCCCTATGCCGTACCGGAAAAGCGCGTCGCCGAGGCGCTCGAGCGGCTCGGCGCCGACAGGCCGATCGCGATCGCCGAGTACAGGCTGAAATCGATCGCGGTCGTCTCGACCTTGCTGCCGGGCCTGAAGACCAGTGTGGTCGACAAGACCCTGCGCACCATGGCCGAGCGGCTCGAACCGGCCGGCGCCGCGATCGAACGCGACCGGCGCGTGCCGCATGAAAGCCCGCCCCTGGCAGAGGCGATCCGGGAGGCGGTTGCCGGGCCGGCCGAGATCGTCGTCGTCTTCGGTGCGTCGGCCATCACCGACCGGCGCGACGTCGTGCCGCAAGCCCTGACCCTGGCCGGCGGCACGGTCGAGCATCTCGGCATGCCGGTCGATCCCGGCAACCTGCTGATGCTGGGCACGCTGGGTGGCAAGCCGGTGATCGGCGCACCGGGCTGTGCCCGTTCGCCCAAGGAAAACGGCTTCGATTGGGTGCTGCAGCGCAGCCTTGCCGGCGTGCCCGTCAGCCGTGCCGATATCCAGAGGATGGGAGTCGGCGGACTCCTGATGGAGATCGTCTCGCGGCCGCAGCCGCGTGCGCCCGGTCGTGGTGAGGCCGCGCCCGTCGCCGGCATCGTGCTGGCCGCCGGGCGCTCGACCCGCATGGGCGTCGGCAACAAGCTGCTGCAGGAGGTGCGCGGCAAGCCGCTGGTGCGCCATGCCGTGGAAGCGCAGATCGCCTCGCGCGCCGCGCCGGTGATCGTCGTCACCGGCCACCAGCAAGATGGGGTTCGTGCCGCGCTCGCCGGGCTCGACGTCATCGTCGTGCACAACCCGGCCTTCGCCGAGGGCTTGTCGGGCTCACTCAAGGTCGGGCTCGCGGCGCTGCCGAAGGACGTTTCCGGGGTCGTCGTCTCGCTTGGTGACATGCCGAACGTCACCGCCGGCGTGATCGACCGGCTGGCGCAGGCCTTCGCCGATCGGCCCGACGCGCTCGCGGTTGCGCCGACGCTGCTCGGTCAGCGCGGCAATCCGGTGCTGCTTTCGCGGGCCATCTTCCCTGAGGTCGCCAAGCTCGGCGGCGATCAGGGCGCGCGGCGACTCCTCGACGCGGCCGGCGATGCGGTCGAGGAGATCGCGCTCGACGATCCCGCCATCGCGCTCGACATCGACACGCCCGAAGCGCTCAGGGCGCTGACGGGGCAGGGCCCGCGCAGCTGA
- a CDS encoding XdhC family protein, with protein sequence MDLALLSVLNAERAARRATVLVTELGSAEQRLVKEADLSSDPLAEALDKQLRSGKSGTAEVEGKAYFLTVQAPPLRLVVTGAVHISQALAPMAKLLDLDIAVIDPRTAFATQERFPEVTLLAEWPEEALQRVPFDGYTAFVALTHDPKIDDPALIAALRSNCFYIGALGSRKTHGKRLERLVAAGFGEADVKRIHAPIGLDIGAVSPAEIALAILGEIVQALRGPRRQPA encoded by the coding sequence CCGGCGCGCAACGGTGCTGGTGACCGAACTCGGTTCGGCCGAGCAGCGCCTGGTGAAGGAGGCCGATCTTTCCAGCGATCCGTTGGCGGAGGCGCTCGACAAGCAATTGCGCAGCGGCAAGAGCGGCACTGCCGAGGTCGAGGGCAAGGCCTATTTCCTGACGGTGCAAGCGCCGCCGCTGCGTCTCGTCGTCACCGGCGCCGTCCATATCTCGCAGGCGCTGGCGCCGATGGCCAAGCTGCTCGATCTCGACATCGCGGTCATCGACCCGCGCACCGCCTTCGCCACGCAGGAGCGCTTCCCGGAGGTGACCCTGCTGGCGGAGTGGCCGGAGGAGGCCCTGCAGCGCGTGCCGTTCGACGGCTACACCGCCTTCGTCGCACTGACGCATGATCCGAAGATCGATGATCCGGCGCTGATCGCGGCGCTGCGCTCGAACTGCTTCTATATCGGCGCGCTCGGCAGCCGGAAGACGCATGGCAAGCGGTTGGAGCGGCTCGTCGCAGCCGGTTTCGGCGAGGCCGATGTAAAGCGCATCCACGCGCCGATCGGGCTCGACATCGGCGCGGTTTCCCCGGCCGAGATCGCACTCGCCATCCTCGGCGAGATCGTGCAGGCGTTGCGCGGCCCGCGGCGCCAGCCCGCTTGA